The Nocardia sp. NBC_01503 sequence CCCGCCAAAGGTGTTTGGCCCGCGTCATTGGTGACATTGGGGTCCGCGCCATGCGCGAGCAGGGTGGTCACGGCGGCTTCGTTGCCGTGATAGGCGGCCAGCATCAGAATGCTGTCACCGTTCTCGTTGGTGAGGTTGGCCGGTACACCGGCATCGAGGTAGGCCGCCAATTTCTCGGCGTCACCCTGGCGGGCGAAGTCGAAGATCTGACCGGCCAACTCGAGGACCTTGTCGGCATCGGGGTCGTTCGCGCTCATTGGTCCAGTACTACCACCACCGGGTGCAGTCCGGAACAGGCGATTCGCGGGTGCCGCGTCGGCGCACGACCCGGACCGGGACGTAACGTCATCGGTATGACTGAGCGTCTGGTGATCATCGGCGGGGATGCGGCCGGCATGTCGGCGGCCTCGCAGGCACGGCGAATGAAATCCGCGGAGCAGTTGCAGATCATCGTCTTCGAGCGCGGGCATTTCACCTCCTTCTCCGCCTGCGGAATCCCGTACTGGGTGGGTGGTGAGGTGCGCGAGCGCGACGAACTCATCGCCCGCACACCCCAGGAGCATCGGGCCCGCGATATCGACCTGCGGATGCGCGTGGAGGCGCTCGAGCTCGATGTCCCCGGTCACCGGGTGCGGGCGCGAGATCTGGAGGCGGGCACCGAGACCTGGGTCGATTACGACAAGCTCGTCATCGCCACCGGCGCGACACCCATTCGGCCGCCGATTCCCGGCATCGACGCACCCGGCGTGCACGGGGTGCAGACCCTGGACGACGGTCAGGCGCTCATCGAATCGCTGGAATCGAATCCGGGCCGGCGCGCGGTGGTGGTCGGCGCGGGCTATATCGGCGTCGAGATGGCCGAGGCGCTGATCAATCGCGGCTACGAGGTCACCATGATCAACCGTGGCCCGCAGCCCATGGCCACCCTCGACCCGGATATGGGTGCGCTCATCCGGAAGTCCATGGAGGGCATGGGTATTCGCGTGCTCTGCACCGCCGAGCTCACCAAGG is a genomic window containing:
- a CDS encoding ankyrin repeat domain-containing protein → MSANDPDADKVLELAGQIFDFARQGDAEKLAAYLDAGVPANLTNENGDSILMLAAYHGNEAAVTTLLAHGADPNVTNDAGQTPLAGAIFKGETEILKALIAAGADPDAGSPSARDTAAMFDRTAFLESFLK